One part of the Ornithodoros turicata isolate Travis chromosome 2, ASM3712646v1, whole genome shotgun sequence genome encodes these proteins:
- the LOC135384360 gene encoding uncharacterized protein LOC135384360 — protein sequence MGGCSTTKGYRMFRVPWNVESRKRWAAAIGRLGRDGKLWMPSTNSRLCSEHFVHGCSSHDPGNVDYVPSVFRHSQKLSEKCDKKIESYKRRSRVAQKLANPLAFEASSSSTTEECVTSENDVEDMETDAMPPSLPNSNVLDAEVQTVSCGTLCTSCNILHTKVDTLTQRIQELEGANKELSAQLAEQHNVKYETI from the exons ATGGGTGGATGCAGCACGACGAAGGGTTACCGCATGTTTCGTGTACCGTGGAACGTAGAAAGTCGAAAAAGGTGGGCGGCAGCGATCGGTAGACTGGGCAGAGATGGAAAGCTCTGGATGCCATCAACCAACAGCCGACTCTGCAGCGAGCACTTTGTCCACG GATGCAGCAGCCACGACCCAGGAAACGTGGATTACGTTCCGAGCGTATTTCGTCACAGCCAGAAACTTAGCGAGAAATGTGACAAGAAGATTGAAAG CTACAAGCGCCGGTCGCGCGTTGCCCAGAAGCTGGCAAACCCTCTTGCTTTCGAAGCATCGTCCTCAAGTACCACTGAAGAATGTGTGACATCAGAGAATGACGTGGAAGACATGGAAACTG ATGCCATGCCGCCATCTCTTCCAAATTCCAATGTGCTGGACGCAGAGGTGCAGACTGTTTCGTGTGGGACCCTGTGCACATCCTGCAACATTTTGCACACGAAAGTGGACACACTGACGCAACGCATACAGGAACTGGAAGGTGCCAACAAGGAGCTTTCTGCACAGTTGGCAGAGCAACACAATGTGAAATATGAAACCATTTAG